The Rhododendron vialii isolate Sample 1 chromosome 8a, ASM3025357v1 genome has a window encoding:
- the LOC131336668 gene encoding lysM domain receptor-like kinase 4: MDIISLLISVLSILFISGPSQIEAQQPYDGNVTTVCDGTGNSNSAFGYTCNGLYSSCQSFLTFRSQSPYNSVSSISQLLRADPSGLAQLNSVAENATFDTNQVVLVPVNCSCSGKYYQSNTSFVAQNANNYFMIANNTFESLTTCQALQDQNSNMTINSGTIIVPIRCACPTKNQTQSGVNYLLSYVVASGQSVSIISTMFGVDTEMTLVANGLSDQDYIYPSTTLLVPLQTPPSSSEVVAPPPPPPAVYLSSSHTATWVYVLTGLFGGGLVLGAGIFGFCFFSRKNKSKTDTITTSKRFESVEKGNKNNLEEKTREVLESIPGISQSLKMYTYEELQSATKHFSPSCWIKGSVYRGTINGDFAAIKRMDGDVSNEIEILNKISHFNLIGLSGVCFNAGHWYLIYEYAVNGPLSDWIYSSNNYQKCLNWTRRVQIALDVAMGLNYIHNYTSPPYVHKNLTSSNVLLDSDCRAKIANFRLARTAEMLDDQFSSTSHIVGTRGYMAPEYLENGFVSMKLDVYAFGVLLLEILTGKEVTVLYDRVNLHLSELLIPVVGDENAKEKLSDFMDPSLEGNYPVELAVFAAKLVDSCIRKDPSDRLGMDEIAQSLSRILNASLNLEFPDSISGY; the protein is encoded by the coding sequence ATGGATATCATTTCCCTTCTGATCTCCGTCCTCTCAATCCTTTTCATCTCTGGCCCTTCTCAGATTGAAGCCCAACAGCCTTATGATGGGAATGTCACGACAGTCTGTGATGGCACCGGCAATTCAAACTCCGCTTTCGGGTACACTTGTAATGGCCTTTATAGCAGTTGCCAATCTTTCCTCACATTCAGATCCCAATCCCCATACAACTCTGTTTCTTCCATCTCTCAGCTATTGCGTGCTGACCCGTCAGGGCTCGCTCAGCTCAATTCAGTAGCCGAGAACGCGACATTCGACACCAATCAAGTCGTCCTTGTTCCAGTCAATTGCTCATGTTCAGGTAAGTACTACCAGTCAAACACATCCTTTGTTGCTCAGAATGCAAACAATTATTTCATGATTGCGAACAACACCTTTGAATCCCTCACAACTTGCCAAGCTCTCCAAGATCAAAATAGTAATATGACAATAAATTCTGGTACAATTATTGTTCCTATTAGATGTGCTTGTCCTacaaaaaaccaaactcaaagtGGGGTGAACTATCTATTGAGTTACGTTGTTGCCTCGGGTCAGAGTGTCTCAATAATAAGTACAATGTTTGGGGTGGATACTGAGATGACCCTTGTAGCCAATGGACTATCTGATCAAGACTACATCTATCCCTCTACTACCCTTCTAGTTCCTCTCCAAACTCCACCGTCAAGTTCAGAAGTCGTagcaccaccacctcctcctccagcCGTTTATCTCTCCTCCTCGCATACAGCAACATGGGTGTACGTTCTCACTGGATTATTTGGAGGAGGTCTTGTTTTGGGCGCTGGGATATTTGGTTTCTGCTTTTTTTCTCGTAAAAATAAGAGCAAAACTGATACGATTACTACCTCAAAACGCTTTGAATCAGTtgaaaaaggaaacaagaataatttggaggaaaaaacTAGAGAAGTTTTGGAGAGTATTCCTGGCATATCTCAATCTCTCAAAATGTATACTTACGAAGAACTTCAATCCGCAACAAAACATTTCAGCCCCAGTTGTTGGATTAAAGGATCTGTATATCGAGGAACAATCAATGGCGATTTTGCGGCGATTAAGAGGATGGACGGAGACGTATCAAACGAAATAGAAATACTGAACAAGATCAGCCACTTTAATCTTATTGGCCTATCAGGTGTTTGTTTCAACGCAGGGCATTGGTATCTTATTTATGAATATGCTGTCAATGGACCCTTGAGCGATTGGATTTATTCCAGCAATAATTATCAAAAGTGTTTGAATTGGACAAGGAGGGTGCAGATTGCTTTGGATGTTGCAATGGGGCTTAACTATATCCATAACTATACTTCTCCTCCCTATGTCCACAAGAATTTAACTAGCAGTAATGTCCTTCTTGATAGTGATTGCAGGGCTAAGATTGCCAATTTTCGGTTAGCTAGGACAGCAGAAATGCTAGATGATCAGTTTTCATCGACTAGTCATATAGTTGGGACGAGAGGTTACATGGCCCCTGAGTATTTGGAGAATGGGTTTGTCTCAATGAAGCTTGATGTCTACGCATTTGGGGTTCTCTTGCTTGAGATTCTTACTGGGAAAGAAGTTACTGTGTTGTATGACAGAGTAAATTTGCATTTATCAGAGCTCTTAATTCCTGTGGTTGGTGACGAAAATGCGAAAGAGAAATTGAGCGATTTTATGGATCCTTCTTTGGAAGGGAATTACCCTGTGGAGCTCGCCGTATTTGCTGCCAAATTGGTTGATTCTTGTATAAGAAAAGACCCATCAGACCGCCTAGGCATGGATGAGATTGCGCAGTCTCTGTCGAGAATTCTGAACGCATCACTCAATTTGGAATTCCCGGACAGCATCTCAGGGTACTGA